Proteins from a genomic interval of Nostoc sp. TCL240-02:
- a CDS encoding type II toxin-antitoxin system PemK/MazF family toxin codes for MPNYSKNDIILVKYPFSDLSSSKIRPAVVVSAPHVSQDILITPLTSKTGALLEGEFVLSEWAAAGLNVSTAVKRGLYTVHKNLIVKMIGKLADADA; via the coding sequence ATGCCGAACTACTCTAAAAATGACATCATTTTGGTTAAGTATCCCTTTTCAGATTTGTCCAGTTCAAAAATTAGACCTGCTGTTGTTGTAAGTGCGCCACACGTTTCTCAAGACATTTTAATCACGCCCTTGACGAGCAAAACTGGAGCATTGCTAGAAGGTGAGTTTGTCTTGTCTGAATGGGCAGCCGCAGGGCTAAACGTGTCTACAGCAGTCAAGAGAGGTTTATATACAGTGCATAAAAACTTAATTGTCAAAATGATTGGCAAGTTAGCTGATGCTGATGCTTAA
- a CDS encoding addiction module protein, with amino-acid sequence MDITATLNEIATFSVEDRIRIVQAIWDSIAAEQVYPDLTDAQKQELDRRTADYDSNPDNVLTWEEIKASIKGQQ; translated from the coding sequence ATGGATATCACAGCTACTTTGAACGAAATCGCAACTTTCAGTGTTGAAGATAGAATCCGTATTGTACAGGCAATTTGGGATAGCATCGCAGCAGAGCAAGTTTACCCTGATTTAACCGATGCACAAAAGCAAGAGCTTGATCGTCGAACTGCTGACTATGATTCAAATCCAGATAATGTGCTGACTTGGGAGGAAATCAAAGCATCAATTAAGGGGCAGCAATGA
- a CDS encoding type II toxin-antitoxin system RelE/ParE family toxin, protein MNYVLVFRPEVREELNDAHSWYESQKPGLGDEFLDCVDEMVNRISQMPESYVIVYGDIRRAVVRRFPYAVYYRIVSSRVIVTAIFHGRRDPKSWQTRT, encoded by the coding sequence ATGAATTATGTCCTGGTGTTTCGCCCAGAGGTTCGAGAAGAACTCAATGATGCACACAGTTGGTACGAGAGTCAGAAACCCGGTCTGGGTGACGAGTTTTTAGACTGTGTAGACGAAATGGTGAATCGAATTTCTCAGATGCCAGAATCCTATGTAATTGTCTACGGTGATATTCGACGAGCAGTAGTGCGACGATTTCCCTATGCTGTGTACTATCGGATTGTGTCGAGTCGAGTAATAGTGACGGCAATTTTTCATGGTCGCAGAGATCCAAAATCGTGGCAGACGCGAACCTAA
- a CDS encoding type II toxin-antitoxin system HicA family toxin, translating into MDLNNKQRQILELIFTNPVPSNILWKDIESLFIALGADITQGRGSRVRVKLNDVKAVFHEPHPQNETDKGAVKSVREFLIKAGIEI; encoded by the coding sequence ATGGATCTCAATAACAAACAACGTCAGATTTTAGAGTTGATTTTTACAAATCCTGTACCATCTAATATTCTTTGGAAAGATATTGAAAGTTTATTTATAGCTCTTGGTGCTGATATTACTCAAGGTAGAGGTTCGCGGGTTCGTGTGAAATTAAATGATGTGAAAGCTGTTTTTCACGAACCGCATCCTCAAAATGAGACAGATAAAGGAGCAGTCAAATCTGTTAGAGAATTTTTAATTAAGGCAGGAATTGAAATATGA
- a CDS encoding type II toxin-antitoxin system HicB family antitoxin, protein MITYKGYTASIEVDVEAGILFGQVLDINDVITFKAKTVEEARQEFQISVDDYLAFCEELGEEPDKPFSGKLPFRTTPEHHRKIFIAAKKAGKSINAWMDEILTGAADKVINT, encoded by the coding sequence ATGATCACTTATAAGGGATACACAGCTAGTATAGAAGTAGATGTAGAAGCGGGAATACTTTTTGGCCAAGTTCTAGATATTAATGACGTAATTACCTTTAAGGCAAAAACTGTAGAGGAAGCGCGTCAAGAATTTCAAATTTCTGTTGATGATTATCTTGCTTTCTGTGAAGAACTAGGAGAGGAGCCTGATAAACCATTCTCTGGTAAACTTCCATTCCGCACAACTCCAGAACACCACCGCAAAATATTTATTGCTGCTAAAAAGGCTGGCAAAAGCATAAATGCTTGGATGGATGAAATCTTAACTGGTGCTGCGGATAAAGTAATCAATACTTAA
- a CDS encoding NAD-dependent epimerase/dehydratase family protein, giving the protein MAKIIVTGAAGFIGSHLVDILLQQGEEVIGIDEFNDYYDPMLKRKNVAHLHSSPNFTLIEADIQFLDWQELLKDVDVVYHQAAQAGVRASWGKAFRGYTERNINATQVLLEAAKDAKHLKRLVFASSSSVYGDAETLPTHEGICPEPVSPYGITKLAAETLCSLYYKNFGVPSVSLRYFTVYGPKQRPDMAFHKFFKSILQDEAIPIYGDGQQTREFTFVGDIVAANLAAASAPQAVGEIFNIGGGSRVVLAEVLDTIEEIVEKPIKRNHIEKAMGDARHTAADVSKAQRILGYQPQVTLREGLTQEWQWIKSLY; this is encoded by the coding sequence ATGGCTAAAATTATCGTTACTGGAGCAGCAGGCTTTATTGGTTCTCACCTTGTAGACATCTTGCTACAACAAGGAGAAGAAGTAATTGGGATTGATGAATTTAATGATTATTACGATCCTATGTTAAAGCGTAAGAATGTTGCACACTTACATAGCTCACCTAATTTTACATTAATTGAAGCAGATATTCAGTTTTTAGATTGGCAGGAACTCTTAAAAGATGTTGATGTCGTTTACCATCAAGCAGCACAAGCAGGTGTCAGAGCAAGCTGGGGTAAGGCTTTTCGAGGTTACACAGAACGAAATATTAATGCTACGCAAGTTTTGCTAGAAGCAGCTAAAGATGCAAAACACTTGAAAAGATTGGTGTTTGCTTCTTCATCAAGTGTATATGGGGATGCAGAAACTTTACCTACTCACGAAGGAATTTGCCCTGAACCTGTTTCTCCTTATGGTATTACTAAGCTAGCGGCTGAAACTCTGTGCAGCCTTTATTACAAAAACTTTGGTGTGCCATCTGTATCATTGCGGTATTTCACAGTCTATGGCCCTAAACAACGCCCAGATATGGCATTTCATAAGTTCTTTAAATCCATTTTACAAGATGAGGCAATTCCTATTTACGGCGATGGCCAGCAAACGCGGGAGTTTACATTTGTTGGTGATATCGTCGCCGCCAATTTAGCCGCAGCTTCCGCACCCCAAGCAGTGGGAGAAATTTTTAATATCGGTGGTGGTAGCAGGGTGGTTTTAGCAGAAGTCTTAGATACGATTGAAGAAATCGTTGAGAAACCAATCAAAAGAAACCACATAGAAAAAGCGATGGGAGATGCACGCCATACTGCTGCTGATGTATCTAAAGCGCAGAGAATTCTGGGATATCAGCCACAAGTCACTCTAAGAGAGGGTTTGACGCAAGAATGGCAGTGGATTAAGTCGTTGTATTAA
- the modA gene encoding molybdate ABC transporter substrate-binding protein, whose amino-acid sequence MKRRQIFGLLGIAVAGLLLAIGLPLVNPSPVIAQSNGTILVSAAASLKEALEEIKPLYQQSKSDVNITYNFGASGALQQQIEQGAPADIFISAGKKQVDALEQKGLLVTGSRANLANNRLVLIVAQDVVGITSFYNLTDSKIKKIAIGEPRSVPAGQYGEQVLRKLKLYDRVKSKLVFANNVRQVLAAVESGNAEAGLVYATDAKISNKVKVVVAADDKFHSPIVYPMAVIKSSKNIPAAKEFIQFLSGSEAKTILKKYGFLVG is encoded by the coding sequence ATGAAAAGAAGACAAATTTTTGGCTTACTGGGTATAGCGGTTGCTGGTTTGCTCCTGGCAATTGGTTTACCGTTAGTTAATCCTTCTCCGGTAATAGCACAGTCAAACGGCACTATCCTCGTCTCCGCAGCCGCCAGCTTAAAAGAGGCACTGGAAGAAATTAAGCCTTTGTACCAACAAAGTAAATCAGATGTCAACATTACTTATAATTTTGGGGCTTCTGGTGCCTTGCAACAGCAGATAGAGCAAGGTGCCCCAGCAGATATCTTTATTTCTGCTGGCAAAAAGCAAGTGGATGCCCTAGAACAAAAAGGACTTTTGGTAACAGGTAGCCGTGCTAACTTGGCAAATAACCGTCTAGTCTTAATTGTGGCTCAGGATGTTGTTGGCATCACTAGTTTCTACAATTTAACAGATAGTAAGATTAAAAAAATTGCGATCGGTGAACCCAGAAGTGTACCCGCCGGTCAATATGGGGAGCAAGTCTTAAGGAAATTGAAACTTTATGATCGGGTAAAGTCCAAATTAGTCTTTGCTAACAACGTGCGTCAAGTTTTGGCAGCAGTAGAAAGTGGTAACGCTGAAGCGGGTTTAGTTTATGCTACTGATGCCAAAATTTCTAACAAAGTAAAAGTCGTAGTTGCTGCTGATGATAAGTTTCACTCACCGATTGTCTATCCAATGGCAGTAATTAAAAGCAGTAAAAATATTCCAGCAGCTAAAGAGTTTATCCAATTTTTATCTGGCAGTGAAGCCAAAACAATACTCAAAAAATATGGGTTTCTTGTGGGTTAA
- a CDS encoding B12-binding domain-containing radical SAM protein: MTVNLKSLENPTYIAADSKTASNTKRTSYVPSNHRRILCIFPKYSRSFGTFHYAYPLMGNVRAFMPPQGILIVAAYLPQKWEVRFIDENVKSATRADYQWADVVIVSGMHIQKPQINQINELAHRAGKITVVGGPSVSGCPEYYPEFDILHLGELGDASDRMIEYLDQNLERPQRQIRFETKERLPLTEFPTPAYHLLNIDDYFLANVQFSSGCPYRCEFCDIPELYGNSPRMKTPEQVVAELDAMRQSGNLGAVYFVDDNFVGDRRAAMKLLPHLIDWQKRNGYPIQFACEATLNLAQSPKLLEMMREAYFCTIFCGIETPEPDALHAISKDQNLSMPILKAIQVLNSYGMEVVSGIIIGLDTDTPETADRIIEFIRASQIPMLTINLLHALPRTPLWRRLEVEGRLIFDESRESNVEFLMPYEQVVEMWRRCITTAYEPEFLYERFAYNMEHTYPNRIEVPNSPARASGANIRKGLTYLTNILLRIGLFSNYRQTFWKMAKPALKAGDMENLIHVGLVGHHLIKFAQDCSKNEESASFYSQKILTKVRS, encoded by the coding sequence ATGACCGTAAATCTTAAGTCTTTAGAGAATCCAACTTATATAGCGGCCGATTCCAAAACCGCTTCTAACACTAAGAGAACCAGCTACGTTCCCTCGAACCATCGACGCATTCTTTGCATCTTTCCTAAGTACAGCCGCTCTTTTGGTACTTTTCATTATGCTTACCCACTTATGGGTAATGTGCGGGCTTTTATGCCACCCCAAGGTATTTTAATTGTGGCTGCCTACTTACCTCAAAAATGGGAAGTGCGGTTTATTGATGAGAATGTCAAATCAGCAACCAGGGCTGATTACCAATGGGCTGATGTGGTAATTGTGAGTGGAATGCATATCCAAAAACCACAGATTAATCAAATTAATGAACTTGCCCATCGAGCCGGGAAAATCACGGTGGTGGGTGGCCCTTCGGTATCTGGGTGTCCAGAATATTATCCTGAATTTGACATTTTACATTTGGGTGAGTTGGGAGATGCTAGCGATCGCATGATCGAGTATCTAGACCAAAATTTGGAACGTCCTCAAAGGCAAATCCGCTTTGAAACGAAGGAACGTTTACCTTTAACAGAGTTTCCAACTCCAGCTTATCATTTGCTGAATATTGATGATTATTTTTTAGCAAATGTGCAGTTTTCTAGTGGTTGTCCTTATCGCTGCGAATTTTGTGATATTCCCGAACTCTATGGGAACAGTCCCCGGATGAAAACACCAGAGCAAGTAGTTGCCGAGCTAGATGCAATGCGACAATCTGGCAATTTGGGGGCAGTGTATTTTGTCGATGATAACTTTGTTGGCGATCGCCGCGCTGCCATGAAGTTACTTCCTCACCTGATTGACTGGCAAAAACGCAATGGCTACCCCATCCAGTTTGCCTGTGAAGCAACTCTCAACTTAGCTCAAAGTCCAAAACTGCTGGAGATGATGCGCGAAGCCTATTTCTGCACCATCTTTTGCGGTATCGAAACACCCGAACCAGATGCTCTCCATGCTATTTCTAAAGATCAAAATCTGAGTATGCCAATCTTAAAAGCAATTCAGGTTTTAAATAGCTATGGTATGGAAGTAGTATCAGGAATTATCATTGGGTTAGATACAGATACACCAGAAACAGCAGACCGAATTATCGAATTTATTCGGGCATCTCAAATTCCCATGTTGACAATTAATCTACTTCATGCTTTGCCTAGAACTCCGTTATGGCGGAGATTAGAAGTAGAAGGACGACTCATATTTGATGAAAGCCGGGAATCAAATGTTGAGTTTTTGATGCCCTATGAGCAAGTTGTCGAGATGTGGCGGCGCTGCATCACAACTGCTTATGAGCCAGAATTTTTATATGAGCGGTTTGCTTACAATATGGAACACACCTATCCAAATCGCATCGAAGTACCTAACAGTCCTGCTCGCGCTTCTGGGGCTAATATTCGCAAAGGTTTAACTTATTTAACTAATATTTTGCTGCGGATAGGCTTATTTAGTAACTATCGTCAGACTTTCTGGAAAATGGCCAAGCCAGCGCTGAAAGCAGGTGATATGGAAAACTTGATTCACGTCGGACTTGTGGGACATCATTTGATTAAGTTTGCACAAGATTGTTCTAAAAATGAAGAATCGGCTTCGTTTTATTCGCAAAAAATCCTCACAAAAGTTCGTAGTTAA
- a CDS encoding cupin domain-containing protein translates to MYATRCVIPVIKSPKDYQVYRISPNDSNRLAIIFDSTNANTSLTCCIEIFDVGGQTPPNRHQWAVEMFFVLKGEAIAMCDGKSATIKAGDSLLVPPTGTHLIKNTGSTRLYTLTVMVPNEDFSELIRSGIPTELDAEDMAVLGRLNTLMPC, encoded by the coding sequence ATGTACGCTACTCGTTGTGTAATTCCGGTTATCAAATCTCCCAAAGATTACCAAGTATATCGCATTAGTCCCAATGACTCTAATCGATTAGCAATTATCTTCGATTCGACAAATGCTAATACTTCCTTGACTTGCTGTATAGAAATTTTTGATGTCGGTGGACAAACACCACCAAATCGCCATCAGTGGGCGGTGGAAATGTTTTTTGTCCTCAAAGGAGAAGCGATCGCTATGTGTGACGGCAAAAGTGCCACGATCAAGGCTGGAGATAGTTTATTAGTGCCTCCCACTGGGACTCATTTGATTAAAAATACTGGTTCTACTCGCTTGTATACGTTGACTGTGATGGTTCCCAATGAAGACTTTTCGGAATTGATTCGCAGTGGCATTCCGACGGAGTTAGATGCAGAAGATATGGCTGTACTGGGGAGATTGAATACTTTGATGCCCTGTTAA
- a CDS encoding cysteine hydrolase family protein, whose translation MNLPFRTLGVSPNAWTVNDAIADITRPQKPPQPVILSTETKTLRLDLAKAAILVIDMQNDFCHPDGWLAHIGVDVTPARQPIKPLNNLLPELRDAVVPVIWINWGNRPDLLNISAASRHVYNPTGAGVGLGDPLPSNGARVLMAGSWAAAVVDELEQLSEDIRVDKYRMSGFWDTPLDSILRNLGSTTLFFAGVNADQCVLATLCDANFLGYDCVLVKDCSATTSPEYCWLATLYNVKQCFGFVTDSQEILTALQKSEE comes from the coding sequence ATGAATTTGCCTTTTCGGACATTGGGAGTCTCACCAAATGCGTGGACAGTGAATGATGCGATCGCAGATATCACTCGTCCTCAAAAACCCCCACAACCCGTTATTTTATCAACAGAAACTAAAACCCTGCGCTTAGACTTGGCAAAAGCCGCTATCCTCGTCATTGATATGCAAAACGACTTCTGTCACCCTGATGGCTGGTTAGCGCATATTGGTGTGGATGTAACTCCAGCACGTCAGCCGATTAAACCTTTAAATAACTTACTTCCAGAACTTCGTGATGCAGTTGTTCCAGTCATTTGGATAAATTGGGGGAATCGCCCTGACTTGCTCAATATTAGTGCTGCTTCGCGTCATGTCTATAACCCTACAGGGGCAGGCGTAGGATTAGGCGATCCACTACCAAGCAATGGTGCTAGAGTCCTAATGGCGGGTAGTTGGGCCGCGGCAGTAGTAGACGAATTAGAACAACTTTCTGAAGATATTCGTGTGGACAAATATCGGATGAGTGGATTTTGGGATACCCCATTAGATAGTATCTTGCGGAATCTGGGAAGCACAACATTATTTTTTGCTGGTGTTAATGCCGATCAATGCGTGCTAGCTACCTTGTGTGATGCCAACTTCTTAGGATATGACTGCGTGTTAGTTAAAGATTGTAGCGCTACTACTTCGCCTGAATATTGTTGGCTGGCAACGTTGTACAATGTTAAACAATGCTTCGGTTTTGTCACTGACTCCCAAGAGATTTTAACAGCGCTGCAAAAGAGTGAGGAGTGA
- a CDS encoding amidohydrolase, whose product MNFTIQNVLIAASDDYATVDVQIVDGAIAAIAPNLPVIGTVIDGKNKLLLPGFFNAHTHSSEMWQRGIMSVFPLELWLAELYDFAPLDSQQVYLSALGTAVETLLSGGTSVVDHLVLIPGLELETIATATRAYREVGIRAFIAPLIQDESLTAGIPSGESVRTHEPYHRSTAATLEIIEEAVRQFHRPDEGVNILVAPTGIQLCTNALFTGCIELSDRYNLCRHSHLLETRAQEKLAQEKYGCTAVEHLKRIGFLSDRTTLAHCVWLNDVDITILAETQSTVVHNPLSNLRLGSGIAPILKYRQAGVNVTFGCDGASSNDSQDLLEAIKIGSILHNVTDLDYQYWITPRQAVEMASLGGAKGLNLADNLGSLTVGKQADLVLYDLTHLSLLPRTDPIGLLVLGRPNNVVDSVWANGKQIVADGKVTTINVDELRQELFNRSQWETKHKSETVAQIEAHYRTVMGL is encoded by the coding sequence GTGAATTTCACTATTCAGAATGTTTTAATTGCCGCCAGTGATGATTATGCGACAGTCGATGTACAGATTGTAGACGGTGCGATCGCAGCCATTGCCCCCAATCTACCAGTAATCGGCACTGTCATAGATGGCAAAAATAAGCTGCTGCTACCTGGCTTTTTCAACGCCCACACCCACTCATCAGAGATGTGGCAACGGGGAATCATGTCAGTTTTTCCTTTAGAATTATGGTTGGCGGAACTGTATGATTTTGCACCCCTCGACAGTCAACAGGTTTATCTCAGCGCCTTGGGTACTGCGGTAGAAACCTTACTTTCTGGCGGTACAAGTGTAGTAGATCACTTGGTCTTAATTCCCGGACTTGAGTTAGAAACGATCGCCACTGCAACCCGCGCTTACAGAGAAGTTGGGATTCGCGCCTTTATTGCCCCTTTAATTCAAGATGAATCCCTTACCGCAGGGATTCCATCTGGAGAATCAGTAAGAACTCATGAACCTTATCATCGCTCAACTGCGGCAACATTGGAAATCATCGAAGAGGCGGTGAGACAGTTTCATCGCCCAGATGAAGGTGTAAATATTTTGGTTGCACCAACGGGGATACAATTGTGTACTAATGCTTTATTTACAGGATGTATCGAGTTAAGCGATCGCTATAATCTTTGTCGTCACTCCCATTTACTCGAAACTAGGGCACAGGAAAAACTCGCCCAAGAAAAGTACGGTTGTACTGCTGTGGAACATTTGAAAAGAATCGGGTTTTTGAGCGATCGCACAACTCTAGCTCATTGCGTCTGGTTAAATGATGTTGATATTACCATTCTTGCCGAAACTCAATCTACAGTTGTTCATAACCCCTTAAGTAATTTACGTTTAGGTAGTGGCATCGCTCCTATTTTAAAATATCGCCAAGCTGGAGTAAATGTAACTTTTGGTTGTGATGGTGCTTCAAGTAATGACTCTCAAGATTTGTTAGAAGCTATTAAAATTGGTTCTATCTTACATAACGTTACAGACTTAGATTATCAGTACTGGATTACACCCCGACAAGCGGTAGAGATGGCATCTTTAGGAGGTGCAAAAGGATTGAATCTTGCAGATAATCTTGGTTCTCTCACTGTGGGCAAACAAGCAGATTTAGTACTTTATGACCTCACCCATTTATCATTACTTCCACGTACAGATCCTATTGGTTTATTAGTTTTAGGTCGTCCTAATAATGTTGTTGATAGTGTTTGGGCTAACGGCAAGCAAATTGTTGCCGATGGTAAAGTTACCACAATTAATGTTGATGAATTGCGGCAAGAACTATTTAATCGCAGTCAATGGGAGACAAAGCACAAGTCTGAAACCGTCGCGCAAATTGAAGCGCATTATCGCACAGTTATGGGGTTATGA
- a CDS encoding NupC/NupG family nucleoside CNT transporter translates to MERAISALGILVFIGISYVFSVNRQAVRWRIVAWGLGLEFALALVILKTPWGLTVFKFLGDFVSKFLAFSDVGAKFVFGENFKDHFFAFQVLPTIIFFSAFISVLYYYGILQRVVNVMAWVMMKTLKTSGSESLSCAGNIFLGPTESALMVKPYIAKMTQSELHAVMTGGFATIAGGVLGAYLSFGIPAQHLIAAFFMTAPTSLVVSKLLYPETEVSETLGEVKADVETNYVNAIDAATAGAIDGVKLAVNVGVIIIAFLGLLAALNALLGWLGAFVSLPQLSLQLILSIFMAPVAWLMGVPWADCQQVGALLGTKTILNEFIAFLDLKALIESGKISQRAVIIATYALCNFANIGSIGITIGGIAGIAPNRQHDLARMGVRSMIGGSLAGFITACIAGMLI, encoded by the coding sequence ATGGAACGCGCCATCTCTGCGTTGGGAATTTTAGTTTTTATCGGTATATCCTACGTTTTTTCGGTTAATCGTCAAGCGGTACGTTGGCGCATAGTGGCGTGGGGTTTGGGATTAGAATTTGCATTGGCGCTGGTGATTCTAAAAACTCCTTGGGGTTTAACTGTGTTTAAATTTCTAGGAGATTTTGTCAGCAAATTTTTAGCATTTTCTGATGTTGGTGCCAAATTTGTCTTTGGAGAAAATTTTAAGGATCATTTCTTTGCCTTCCAAGTACTGCCGACAATTATCTTTTTCTCTGCCTTTATCAGTGTCTTATATTACTACGGCATTTTACAGCGAGTGGTAAATGTGATGGCGTGGGTAATGATGAAGACGCTGAAAACATCGGGTTCTGAATCTTTATCCTGTGCGGGTAACATCTTTTTAGGGCCAACAGAATCAGCACTGATGGTTAAACCCTATATAGCGAAGATGACGCAATCAGAACTTCATGCCGTAATGACGGGTGGTTTTGCCACAATTGCAGGTGGAGTATTAGGGGCATATCTTTCTTTTGGGATACCAGCACAACACCTAATTGCTGCTTTTTTTATGACTGCTCCCACATCATTGGTAGTATCAAAATTGCTGTATCCAGAAACAGAAGTATCAGAGACGCTTGGTGAAGTAAAGGCAGATGTAGAAACCAATTATGTAAATGCAATTGATGCTGCTACAGCCGGAGCAATTGATGGCGTGAAACTAGCGGTTAATGTTGGGGTAATAATTATCGCCTTTTTAGGATTATTGGCTGCTTTAAATGCACTGCTGGGATGGTTGGGGGCATTTGTGAGTTTACCGCAACTGTCATTACAGTTGATTTTGTCTATTTTTATGGCTCCCGTAGCGTGGTTAATGGGCGTACCTTGGGCTGATTGTCAGCAAGTGGGGGCTTTGTTGGGTACAAAAACAATTCTCAATGAGTTTATTGCTTTTTTGGATTTGAAGGCACTAATTGAAAGTGGTAAAATTTCTCAACGCGCGGTAATCATTGCGACTTACGCTTTATGTAACTTTGCAAATATAGGTTCAATTGGCATTACTATTGGCGGCATTGCGGGGATAGCACCTAATCGCCAACATGATTTAGCTCGTATGGGAGTAAGATCGATGATTGGCGGCTCATTGGCGGGTTTTATCACCGCTTGTATTGCTGGGATGCTGATTTGA
- a CDS encoding DUF2085 domain-containing protein, protein MQRIVSATQLEFPKNLNWISLIADLLLVGMVFGPPIAPFLAASGVSLLPGIADIIYFMGNHVCPQPAMGLDLAPPYIMAVCMRCYGTVTGLLITRLLYGITGGKGFYWLSQYGWSGVAIASVLMMAYPLELAAQIFGLWSFNNYLVTPFGLITGLAWGLFTMPIFHGWRGAKTSLDEF, encoded by the coding sequence ATGCAAAGAATTGTTTCTGCTACACAGTTAGAGTTTCCTAAAAATCTGAATTGGATCAGTTTGATTGCTGATTTATTGTTAGTAGGAATGGTTTTTGGCCCGCCAATTGCTCCCTTTTTGGCTGCGTCTGGAGTGTCTTTGCTTCCTGGGATTGCGGACATCATTTATTTCATGGGTAATCATGTGTGTCCGCAACCCGCTATGGGGTTAGATTTAGCACCACCATATATTATGGCTGTCTGTATGCGTTGCTACGGCACTGTCACGGGTTTGCTGATTACTCGCCTGTTGTATGGAATAACTGGTGGTAAAGGATTTTACTGGTTAAGTCAGTATGGATGGAGTGGTGTGGCGATCGCCAGTGTGCTGATGATGGCTTATCCTTTAGAATTGGCAGCACAGATTTTCGGTTTGTGGAGTTTTAATAATTATCTAGTTACACCTTTTGGGTTGATTACGGGTTTAGCGTGGGGATTGTTTACTATGCCAATTTTCCACGGGTGGCGGGGTGCTAAAACTAGTTTGGACGAATTTTAG